In Methanoregula formicica SMSP, the DNA window CCTGCCTGACAAGTGATAAATTGGGAAGTGCACCCATAATTGCCATCTGATAATTTCCAAAATTGGCGAGTTTTGGCAATAAGGTCAGAACGGAAAGAGAAAATGTTCCCAGAACTGGTAAGTATGCAATGAAACTTGCCGGGTAGAATATTTTTATCGCAATGATGACGGATCCGATCGTTATGAAAATGAGCAGGTAGAGGACAAGCGGCGGGATCTGCAGCCAGAATGCATCTTTTTCCCACAATACCCAGTAGTCCCAGACTGATTTTGTGAAGTGTTTTTTCCAGAACGGGGAAGATTCAGATGCTTTGATCTGTTTTACCCCGTTGATGTATTCGTTGAGGGTAACAATCTCATTTTCATTGGCCTGATAGCGACCGGTGCCGGTCAGATACGAGATTTTGCAGCTCAAGTATCTCGTAAAGATATAGTAAGCTGTTCCTGCTGCAAGGAAAAGAATGGTTCCATAAACCGTTATGGAAAAAAGTAACAGGACTGTGGATACTGAGATCAGGATATCAACTGACAGTTTTGTCAGATTACTTAAAACTTCGGCAATATATTGCGGTGCACGGGTAAGCCGGTAAATAATATCGCCCTGTTTGCTGTCAATAAACCGCTGGTAATCCGATGATTCATATTTATCGAATAATTTTTCTTTGTTATAGATGGTGATTTCTGTTGTAATCTTCAAGGAAACCCAGACAAAAACAGCATTTAAAAAAAAAGAGAAACAGGCAGCGAGCATGAACAAGAGGCTGGATGCAATTAACGGATCCTGGATTGCAAATAAGCCTGCGAAAAGGTTTTCAATCAATGAAATGAGTGAAAACAGGAGATTATTCGGCTGATACGTCTGGTTTGTGCTGATTGATAAAATCGGATAGAGAAGAGCCAGATTGATCATGTTGACAACGGCCATAAGGACGCCAAGAGCTGATAGGAATAAAAAAGAAAATTGGTAATCCTTTAAGAAAAACCAGATAACTCCGATAGATTTTTCATCAGCCATATAATTCCCCCGAATCTCGTTATTAGGATTCGTATCCATTTTGATATAAGTGATTCTGCATAGATCCGGTGGAGTTTTTCACTGTTAAACACATCTCTCCACTTTAAAAAAAACCGGACAATAAAAAAGCCTCAGCCGTGATTTGAACACGGGACCTGCTGATTACAAGTCAGCCGCTCTGCCAACTAAGCCACTGAGGCGCCATAGTAGTTTGACATTCGATGATAAAAAAGATGGTGCCGGGGGGCAGTCAGCGCAATAATGCTAATTCCTGATCCCGGTGCACAGTTTCGTGATCCACGAGAAGGGCGCATGGTAAAAAAACCAATCCCTTATACGCCCCGGCAATAACCTATCTGTAGAAATGGCACAGCTGACCGTGGATATTGGCGGGAGCCCCGGCATAAACTGCCGTGGGTACTGCGAATACTGTTATTTCAAGAAAGTGAAGGGCACAACCCCTCTCGGGTGCCGGTATTGCTTGCCGTTCATGAAAGGCTGTGACTATTGCACACGAGGAGTAAAGGAGGAGTACAGCGGATTCAAGGACCTGCGCACTGTTGCAGATGAAACTCTTGCGAACCTCCAGGCAAAGCAGGGAGAGATTGACCGGATCACCATCAGCGGTGGCGGGGATCCAAGCTGTTACCCGCAATTCACGGACCTCATCGGGCTGCTGGGGAGTACCGAAGCCCCGCTTCATATCGGGTACACAAGCGGTAAAGGCTGGGACGATCCCTCTATTGCCGATCTGCTGATCGATAATGGCCTGTCAGAAATTTCATTCACGGTCTTCTCCGTTGATCCAAAACTTCGGAAACAGTACATGCACGACCCGACACCGGAGGTTTCCCTTGCGATTCTCGAACGGCTCTGCAAGGCTGTCGATGTCTATGCAGCAACGGTTGTCCTTCCGGGTGTGAATGATGGGACTGTGCTCGAAGATACCTGCCGCTGGCTTCAGGACCGGGGGGCAAAGGGGCACATACTGATGCGGTTTGCCAATGAAACCGGCCAGGGTCTCATTCTCGGTAACGGGCCGGTGCTGAAACATCAGAAAACCCAGAGCGTAGAGTCGTTCAGGGATATGATAACGGACCTCCGAAAAAAATTCACCATGAAAATCTCCGGTACGCCTCTCTGGGACCCGGAGATTGGATCGCCATTTGCGATCCGGTACGAACCAGCGCTGTTGGCAAAACTCCCTCGGGTTATGAAACAGGCGAGCGTTGTCAGCGGAAGCATTGCCACTCCGTTCATCGATACCATCCTTTCCGCATGCGGCTCAACCGTTCCGGTTGTCCCGGTGGCAAAAGAGATCGCCTGCCTCATCACAGCGGATGATCTGAAGCAGATCGATCTCCGGACTCTCGAACCGGTTGTTATCATCCCCGGGCGGGCATTTGTCCATGATGCGGAGGCAGAAGAGATCCTCTCGCGGGACGGGATCGTGCGTACCGTGCTCCGCGGCCCCGAAATGCTGACGGCCGATGCCGAGACCAGTATGGGCATGACCCGTGAGCAGGTGCTGGAGATGGAGATGAACGGATTTACGGAGTTGATCTGGTTGATCAACCAATATGGCATCTGAACAAGATGTTCTTATGGGGAGAAATGTCTCCTGAAAAACAATCCGGATCTGTCGATCCCTGATATTTTAAAGCAAAGAATACAGAAAAATGCTGCGAGAGGGTTACGATCCCCCGATCTCCAGATCTCTCAAAGCCTGAACAGTGTGAAGAGTTCAATAAACCCTATGAGTCTGGCGCCCTAACCAGCTAGGCCACCGCAGCACAAAAGTGCATAATAAAAACGCCGTAAAAATAGTTAAAGGTTCTCATAACATGACGGTTTTTCCGTCACGATTTTTTCTGCTGGATGTACGTGTTGACCGCTGCAGTGATTGCGGCCACTTTTTTGCCCTGATCAAAGGATCCCGCCAGTGTCTGCATGCGCGTCTCTTCATCCCGCTTGTACCGTTCAAGGGTTTTTAAAATGTGCTCTTCCTGCAGGAAGTGCGTGTGCGTGTTTCCATCGATGAACTGCTGGTTGTTCATGATCGCGTAATGGAGCGGGAGGGTTGTCTTGATCCCAAGCACGATATACTCTGAAATCGCCCGGCGCATCCTCTGGATTGCATCGTGACGGGTACTGTCCCATGCACAGAGTTTTGCGATCATGGAGTCGTAGTTTGGCGGGATGGTGTATCCCATGTGGATGCCGGAATCAACCCGGATGCCTGGGCCGCCCGGGGAGCGGTACCGCAGGATCTTTCCCGGATCAGCCGCAAAATTATTGAGCGGATCTTCGGCATTGATCCGGCATTCTATCGCATGTCCGCGGATAGAGAGGTCCTTCTGCTCAAATTGAAGGGATTCACCCGCGGCAATGGCGATCTGCTGCTTAACGAGATCGATGCCCGTGATGAACTCCGTGATGGTGTGTTCGACCTGGAGCCGGGTGTTCATCTCCATGAAATAATAGTTACCCTGGCTGTAGAGGAACTCCACAGAGCCGGCATTGGTGTAATCGGAGGCTTCGGCTACCTTGAGGGCTGAGGCGGACATCCGCTCCCTGAGTTCGTCCGTCATGATGGGAGACGGTGCTTCTTCGATGAGCTTCTGGTGTCTACGCTGGATTGAACATTCACGGTCATAGAGATGGACAGCGTTTTTATGCTCATCTACGAGCACCTGGAACTCGATATGCCGGGGCTTGATAAGGTACTTCTCGACGAAGACCGTTGCATCTCCAAAAGCCGACTTTGCGATCCGCTGGCTGCCGGAGATTGCTTCTTCCAGTGACTTCTCGTCATGGACGATCTGCATGCCAATACCGCCGCCTCCGGCGCTGGCCTTGACGATGACGGGATACCCGATATCAGCGGCAATCTTCTTTGCCTCCTCAATATCGGTGATACCCCCATCCGTCCCGGGAAGGACGGGAACACCGGCATCTTTCATCATCTGCTTGCTGCCGATTTTTGAGCCCATCGCT includes these proteins:
- the mmp10 gene encoding methyl coenzyme M reductase-arginine methyltransferase Mmp10 (Mmp10 (methanogenesis marker protein 10) is a cobalamin-requiring radical SAM methyltransferase that creates the methylarginine modification to methyl coenzyme M reductase.); this translates as MAQLTVDIGGSPGINCRGYCEYCYFKKVKGTTPLGCRYCLPFMKGCDYCTRGVKEEYSGFKDLRTVADETLANLQAKQGEIDRITISGGGDPSCYPQFTDLIGLLGSTEAPLHIGYTSGKGWDDPSIADLLIDNGLSEISFTVFSVDPKLRKQYMHDPTPEVSLAILERLCKAVDVYAATVVLPGVNDGTVLEDTCRWLQDRGAKGHILMRFANETGQGLILGNGPVLKHQKTQSVESFRDMITDLRKKFTMKISGTPLWDPEIGSPFAIRYEPALLAKLPRVMKQASVVSGSIATPFIDTILSACGSTVPVVPVAKEIACLITADDLKQIDLRTLEPVVIIPGRAFVHDAEAEEILSRDGIVRTVLRGPEMLTADAETSMGMTREQVLEMEMNGFTELIWLINQYGI
- a CDS encoding acetyl-CoA carboxylase biotin carboxylase subunit, which encodes MKFFEKLLIANRGEIAIRVMRACRELDIDTVAIYSDADKNALHVRYADEAFYVGEAHPSKSYLNMERIIDIAKKCGAEAVHPGYGFLAENYRFAKLCQDEGVTFVGPRWKSIKAMGSKIGSKQMMKDAGVPVLPGTDGGITDIEEAKKIAADIGYPVIVKASAGGGGIGMQIVHDEKSLEEAISGSQRIAKSAFGDATVFVEKYLIKPRHIEFQVLVDEHKNAVHLYDRECSIQRRHQKLIEEAPSPIMTDELRERMSASALKVAEASDYTNAGSVEFLYSQGNYYFMEMNTRLQVEHTITEFITGIDLVKQQIAIAAGESLQFEQKDLSIRGHAIECRINAEDPLNNFAADPGKILRYRSPGGPGIRVDSGIHMGYTIPPNYDSMIAKLCAWDSTRHDAIQRMRRAISEYIVLGIKTTLPLHYAIMNNQQFIDGNTHTHFLQEEHILKTLERYKRDEETRMQTLAGSFDQGKKVAAITAAVNTYIQQKKS
- a CDS encoding ABC transporter ATP-binding protein, whose protein sequence is MADEKSIGVIWFFLKDYQFSFLFLSALGVLMAVVNMINLALLYPILSISTNQTYQPNNLLFSLISLIENLFAGLFAIQDPLIASSLLFMLAACFSFFLNAVFVWVSLKITTEITIYNKEKLFDKYESSDYQRFIDSKQGDIIYRLTRAPQYIAEVLSNLTKLSVDILISVSTVLLLFSITVYGTILFLAAGTAYYIFTRYLSCKISYLTGTGRYQANENEIVTLNEYINGVKQIKASESSPFWKKHFTKSVWDYWVLWEKDAFWLQIPPLVLYLLIFITIGSVIIAIKIFYPASFIAYLPVLGTFSLSVLTLLPKLANFGNYQMAIMGALPNLSLVRQVFEDTKYSTIKNGSKIFSGKKPEISFDQVKFYYHENTPLLRDVHLTIEAGKTTAIVGESGSGKSTMIDLLLRLYDVGEGRILINNIDIRDYDLATLRNKIGFVSQDTFIFNASIRENITFGQEYSDEEIMRAASLANVHNFVDRMPQKYDTVVGDRGMRLSGGERQRIAIARAIIRNPEILILDEATSSLDTVSEKIVQDAISNVAQTCTTVIVAHRLSTIINADMIYVINKGRIIESGTHQTLIERKGEYWKMYNVQMNPDS